From Aquisalimonas asiatica, the proteins below share one genomic window:
- a CDS encoding arginyltransferase — MTSDHGSRRLSLYVTGDHECAYLPERTARTVFVDPSFPLRNGHYSTLIRQGMRRSGRYIYHPGCPSCDACQSLRVPAREFQPRRRQRRCWRRNADLVSTVRSAAFHEEHFDLYRRYLAARHPGGGMDGHDENGYTEFLICPWAETRFVEFRLDGRLLAVTVIDLVADGFSAVYTFFDPLEARRGLGSYAILWQIDAARRYGLHYVYLGYWIAECDKMRYKADYQPCEVYRNGAWERLTQPESRSAHGESSDSHT; from the coding sequence ATGACTTCCGATCACGGCTCCCGCCGCCTCTCCCTGTATGTGACCGGCGATCACGAATGCGCCTATCTGCCGGAGCGCACCGCCCGAACGGTGTTCGTGGACCCGAGCTTCCCCCTCAGGAACGGGCACTACAGCACGCTGATCCGTCAGGGCATGCGCCGTAGCGGCCGTTACATCTACCACCCGGGCTGTCCGTCGTGCGACGCGTGTCAGTCACTGCGTGTGCCAGCCAGGGAATTCCAGCCTCGACGCCGGCAGCGCCGGTGCTGGCGCCGCAATGCCGACCTGGTGTCGACGGTGCGCAGTGCGGCGTTTCATGAAGAGCACTTCGACCTCTACCGTCGTTACCTGGCGGCAAGGCATCCCGGTGGCGGCATGGACGGCCACGACGAGAATGGTTACACGGAGTTCCTGATCTGCCCCTGGGCTGAAACCCGGTTCGTGGAATTCCGACTGGATGGCCGCCTGCTCGCCGTCACGGTCATCGACCTCGTTGCTGACGGCTTTTCCGCGGTCTATACGTTCTTTGATCCGCTCGAAGCCCGTCGCGGCCTTGGTAGTTATGCGATTTTGTGGCAAATTGACGCGGCTCGTCGGTACGGCCTTCATTACGTGTATCTCGGGTACTGGATCGCTGAGTGCGACAAGATGCGCTACAAGGCGGACTATCAGCCCTGCGAGGTCTATCGAAACGGCGCATGGGAACGCCTGACCCAGCCGGAGAGCCGGTCAGCGCACGGCGAATCATCCGACTCACACACGTAA
- the aat gene encoding leucyl/phenylalanyl-tRNA--protein transferase — protein MQRRIHWLDDAEETEFPSPHLALTRPNGLVAIGGNLSERRLLAAYRRGIFPWFEDDQPALWWSPDPRGVLYPDSLHVGRSLRKRLRNSGFSVTLDTAFVDVITACAAPRGLETGTWITQDMHDAYCHLHERGIAHSVEVWHHMRLVGGLYGVSLGRAFFGESMFSRSPDASKIALVMLTRQLQRWGFHFLDCQIMSPHLATLGAVEQPRARFLDELADALEYPDRRGPWEFDDAAPERQEPDRS, from the coding sequence ATGCAGCGGCGGATCCACTGGCTCGACGATGCGGAGGAGACCGAATTCCCCTCGCCCCACCTCGCGCTCACCCGCCCCAACGGGCTGGTGGCCATTGGTGGCAACCTGTCCGAGCGCCGGCTGCTGGCGGCCTACCGGCGCGGTATCTTCCCGTGGTTCGAGGACGATCAGCCGGCATTGTGGTGGTCACCGGATCCGCGCGGTGTGCTGTACCCGGACTCGCTCCACGTGGGGCGCAGCCTCCGCAAGCGGCTGCGCAACAGCGGCTTTTCGGTCACGCTCGACACGGCGTTCGTGGACGTGATCACGGCCTGCGCCGCTCCCCGTGGCCTGGAGACCGGCACCTGGATTACCCAGGACATGCACGACGCCTACTGCCATCTGCACGAGCGCGGTATCGCCCACTCGGTGGAGGTCTGGCACCACATGCGCCTGGTGGGCGGGCTTTACGGCGTCTCCCTGGGGCGCGCCTTTTTCGGTGAGTCGATGTTCAGCCGCAGCCCGGACGCGTCCAAGATCGCCCTGGTCATGCTGACACGGCAGCTGCAGCGCTGGGGGTTTCACTTCCTGGACTGTCAGATCATGTCACCGCACCTGGCGACACTGGGCGCCGTGGAGCAACCGCGGGCGCGCTTCCTGGACGAGCTGGCGGATGCGCTGGAGTATCCGGATCGCCGAGGGCCCTGGGAATTCGATGATGCCGCGCCTGAACGGCAGGAACCGGACCGGTCATGA
- a CDS encoding GNAT family N-acetyltransferase — MDAAVVTDLTTISSDEWDALRGTEVPFLSHAFLAGLESTGCVKADLGWLPHHLVLRDQDGLAAAVPGYLKGHSWGEFVFDWAWADAYERNGLPYYPKLIHAVPFTPATGPRILLRPGLDMADVAALTVEASSAIVAERDLSSAHWLFPCPDQSELLQARGLLGRTGCQFHWQHDPDYRDFQDFLDALTSRRRKSIRRERRQARESGVEVVMKDGGAITEDEWHTFHALYARTFHEHGNVPLLTTAFFVHCGRTLGRQVLMVQGWRDGRMVAAALLFRDDQALYGRYWGCFEDVPGLHFEACYYQGIEYCIANGIQRFEPGAQGEHKISRGFLPTATRSYHWIADSRFREAIDDFLRRETPMVERYIAEMQGHSPYRLGRGNE, encoded by the coding sequence ATGGACGCCGCCGTCGTCACCGATCTCACCACCATCTCCAGCGACGAATGGGATGCACTCCGGGGCACCGAGGTGCCGTTTCTCAGCCATGCGTTTCTCGCGGGCCTCGAGAGCACCGGCTGCGTCAAGGCAGACCTGGGCTGGTTGCCCCACCACCTGGTACTCCGCGACCAGGACGGGCTTGCCGCCGCGGTTCCCGGCTACCTCAAGGGGCACTCCTGGGGTGAGTTCGTGTTTGACTGGGCCTGGGCTGACGCCTACGAGCGCAACGGCCTGCCCTACTATCCCAAACTGATTCACGCCGTCCCGTTCACTCCCGCCACGGGTCCGAGGATTCTGCTACGCCCGGGGCTCGACATGGCAGACGTCGCCGCGCTGACCGTGGAGGCATCGAGCGCTATCGTGGCGGAGCGTGATCTGTCCTCCGCCCACTGGCTGTTTCCCTGTCCGGATCAGTCCGAGCTGCTGCAGGCCAGGGGATTACTGGGTCGGACCGGGTGTCAGTTCCACTGGCAGCACGACCCCGATTATCGCGACTTCCAGGATTTTCTCGACGCCCTCACCTCTCGCAGACGGAAGAGCATCCGGCGGGAGCGGCGTCAGGCGCGGGAGTCCGGTGTCGAGGTGGTGATGAAGGATGGTGGGGCCATCACCGAGGACGAGTGGCACACCTTCCACGCCCTCTACGCGCGCACCTTCCACGAACACGGCAACGTGCCGCTGCTGACGACCGCGTTCTTCGTGCACTGCGGCAGAACCCTGGGCAGACAGGTGCTCATGGTACAGGGCTGGCGTGACGGACGCATGGTCGCCGCGGCCCTGCTGTTCCGGGACGACCAGGCTCTCTACGGCCGTTACTGGGGGTGCTTCGAAGATGTCCCGGGCCTCCACTTTGAAGCCTGTTATTATCAGGGCATCGAGTACTGCATCGCCAACGGAATCCAGCGCTTCGAGCCGGGTGCGCAGGGTGAGCACAAGATCAGCCGCGGGTTTCTGCCCACGGCAACACGGTCGTACCACTGGATCGCCGACTCCCGGTTCCGTGAGGCGATCGACGACTTTCTGCGTCGCGAGACACCGATGGTTGAACGGTATATTGCGGAGATGCAAGGCCACAGCCCGTATCGGCTCGGGCGTGGGAACGAGTGA
- a CDS encoding DNA translocase FtsK produces MASSDSDSRSDRKLPSPLGHHVSRGLREALLFLLLAVAIYLLVALATYNPNDPGWSFSGFGSAVENAGGVAGAWFSDLFLYLFGYLAFLFPVMIAFSGWLAWCWQRRDGEFHWGVFGLRALGFVLTLASGAGLAALHVEALPGTVPLHAGGILGDVIGGSLEAVFSFLGATLLLLAVFLASVTLFTGLSWLSLMDLVGRLCMDGATALGHGVTVLRDTWAGRKARRARKDTLVEDKEKRKTRKAPQIEPIKPAPKPGKKVSKEKQIPLFNASPTADGLPPVSLLDPPPEQKSGYSNDALEAMSRQLEMKLADFGVQIEVVAVQPGPVITRFEAQPAAGVKVSQISNLAKDLARALSVVSVRVVEVIPGKSVIGLEIPNEQRQVIAFSEIVRARVWEKAQSPLSMALGKDIGGEPVVVDLAKMPHLLVAGTTGSGKSVGVNAMILSLLYKNRPEDVRLIMVDPKMLELSIYDGIPHLLAPVVTDMKEAANALRWCVGEMERRYRLMAALGVRNISGYNRKVREARERGEPLTDPLWKAPEEDPQAAAPELETLPFIVVVVDEFADMMMMVGKKVEELIARLAQKARAAGLHLILATQRPSVDVITGLIKANIPTRMAFQVSSRVDSRTILDQQGAEALLGHGDMLYQPTGSNMPTRVHGAFVSDNDVHRVVNHLKEQGEPEYVDGVLDESSGSAPIPGIPGEGGGDGEQDPLYDQAVQIVTETRRASISGVQRRLKIGYNRAARLVEEMENSGVVGPLQSNGGREVIAPPPPKD; encoded by the coding sequence GTGGCTAGCTCCGACTCCGATTCCCGTTCAGACCGCAAGCTGCCGTCACCGCTCGGCCACCATGTCAGCCGGGGGCTGCGGGAAGCGCTGCTGTTCCTGTTGCTGGCCGTGGCCATCTACCTGCTCGTGGCGCTGGCGACATACAACCCCAACGACCCGGGCTGGAGCTTCAGCGGCTTCGGCAGCGCGGTCGAGAACGCGGGTGGTGTGGCCGGCGCCTGGTTCTCCGATCTGTTCCTGTACCTGTTCGGCTACCTGGCGTTTCTGTTCCCGGTCATGATTGCCTTCTCCGGATGGCTGGCGTGGTGCTGGCAACGCCGGGACGGGGAGTTCCACTGGGGCGTGTTCGGGTTGCGCGCCCTGGGCTTCGTGCTGACCCTGGCCTCCGGGGCAGGGCTGGCCGCCCTTCATGTGGAGGCGTTACCCGGCACGGTACCACTGCATGCCGGCGGTATTCTCGGCGACGTAATCGGCGGTTCACTCGAGGCGGTGTTCAGTTTCCTTGGTGCGACCCTTCTGCTGCTCGCGGTCTTTCTCGCCAGTGTCACGCTGTTCACGGGCCTGTCCTGGCTGAGCCTCATGGACCTGGTGGGACGCCTGTGCATGGACGGTGCCACTGCCCTGGGACATGGCGTTACGGTGCTGCGGGACACCTGGGCGGGGCGGAAGGCGCGGCGGGCGCGCAAGGATACCCTGGTTGAGGACAAGGAAAAGCGGAAGACGCGCAAGGCACCGCAGATCGAGCCCATCAAGCCGGCACCGAAACCGGGCAAGAAGGTCAGCAAGGAGAAGCAGATCCCGCTGTTCAACGCGAGCCCCACGGCCGATGGCCTGCCGCCGGTTTCACTGCTGGACCCGCCGCCGGAGCAGAAGTCCGGATACTCGAACGACGCCCTTGAGGCCATGTCGCGGCAACTGGAGATGAAGCTCGCCGACTTTGGCGTACAGATCGAAGTCGTTGCCGTCCAGCCCGGCCCGGTCATCACCCGCTTCGAGGCGCAGCCCGCCGCCGGCGTGAAAGTGAGCCAGATCAGTAACCTGGCCAAGGATCTTGCACGGGCGCTGTCGGTGGTCAGCGTGCGCGTGGTGGAGGTCATTCCGGGCAAGTCGGTGATCGGTCTGGAGATCCCGAACGAGCAGCGCCAGGTCATCGCCTTCAGTGAGATCGTCCGGGCGCGCGTGTGGGAAAAGGCGCAATCGCCGCTCTCCATGGCGCTCGGCAAAGACATCGGTGGCGAACCGGTAGTGGTGGATCTCGCCAAGATGCCCCACCTGCTGGTGGCCGGCACCACCGGCTCGGGCAAGTCCGTGGGCGTCAACGCCATGATTCTCAGCCTGCTGTACAAGAACCGCCCGGAGGACGTGCGGCTGATCATGGTCGACCCGAAGATGCTGGAGCTGTCCATATACGACGGCATTCCGCATCTGCTGGCCCCGGTGGTCACCGACATGAAGGAAGCGGCGAACGCGCTGCGCTGGTGCGTGGGCGAGATGGAGCGGCGCTACCGGCTGATGGCCGCTCTGGGCGTTCGCAACATCTCGGGCTACAACCGCAAGGTGCGGGAAGCCAGGGAGCGCGGCGAACCGCTCACCGATCCGCTCTGGAAAGCGCCCGAGGAGGATCCCCAGGCTGCCGCACCGGAGCTGGAGACATTGCCGTTCATCGTGGTCGTGGTGGACGAGTTCGCCGACATGATGATGATGGTGGGCAAGAAGGTGGAGGAGCTGATCGCGCGGCTGGCGCAGAAAGCGCGGGCGGCCGGCCTCCATCTGATTCTCGCGACCCAGCGCCCGTCCGTGGACGTAATCACCGGCCTGATCAAGGCGAACATCCCCACCCGCATGGCGTTTCAGGTCTCGTCGCGGGTGGACTCGCGCACCATCCTCGACCAGCAGGGCGCTGAGGCGCTGCTGGGTCATGGGGACATGCTCTATCAGCCCACCGGCAGCAACATGCCAACCCGTGTGCACGGGGCGTTCGTCTCGGACAACGACGTCCACCGCGTGGTCAACCACCTCAAGGAACAGGGTGAACCCGAATACGTGGACGGCGTGCTCGATGAATCGTCGGGCAGTGCGCCAATCCCCGGCATCCCCGGCGAGGGCGGTGGCGACGGTGAGCAGGATCCTCTGTACGACCAGGCCGTGCAGATCGTCACGGAAACCCGGCGGGCTTCCATCTCCGGCGTGCAGCGCCGGCTCAAGATCGGCTACAACCGCGCTGCGCGGCTCGTGGAGGAGATGGAGAACAGTGGCGTGGTGGGGCCGCTGCAGTCCAACGGCGGCCGTGAAGTGATTGCGCCACCGCCGCCAAAAGACTGA
- the lolA gene encoding outer membrane lipoprotein chaperone LolA, with amino-acid sequence MLRKALMIKAMTLLMLGFSSAVAADARAALESYFSEVENLEGDFEQIVRDEDGQVIEESQGTMAIQRPNRFDWVYEAPYAQRIVADGERLWIHDKDLQQVTVRPLQDTLGTGPALLLSGDLAGLEEQFSIEVADDGWVILNPRDDEWEVDGVRLRMGDGVPAEVVVEDGLGQKNQLLLHNVRTNASLDDNRFRFEPDDDMDVIEQGESRP; translated from the coding sequence ATGCTGCGCAAGGCGCTGATGATCAAGGCCATGACCCTCCTGATGCTGGGGTTCTCCAGCGCGGTTGCCGCGGATGCGCGGGCGGCCCTGGAGTCCTACTTCAGCGAGGTGGAGAACCTGGAAGGTGATTTTGAACAGATCGTGCGTGACGAGGACGGCCAGGTGATCGAGGAAAGCCAGGGGACCATGGCGATCCAGCGGCCGAACCGCTTCGACTGGGTCTATGAAGCCCCGTATGCACAGCGGATCGTCGCCGATGGCGAACGGCTGTGGATCCACGACAAGGACCTCCAGCAGGTCACGGTGCGCCCGCTGCAGGACACCCTGGGCACCGGACCGGCCCTGTTGCTCAGTGGCGACCTCGCGGGGCTGGAGGAGCAGTTCAGCATCGAGGTGGCCGATGACGGGTGGGTCATCCTCAATCCCCGGGATGATGAGTGGGAAGTGGATGGCGTGCGTCTGCGCATGGGCGACGGCGTGCCCGCCGAAGTGGTGGTGGAGGACGGTCTTGGACAGAAGAACCAGCTGTTGCTCCACAATGTCCGCACCAATGCGTCTCTGGACGACAACCGCTTCCGGTTCGAACCCGACGACGACATGGACGTGATCGAGCAGGGCGAGTCACGGCCGTGA
- a CDS encoding replication-associated recombination protein A, translating into MDAPVRPLADRMRPRAIGEFLGQEHLLGEGKALRRSIEAGHPHSMVLWGPPGTGKTTLARLVAEASGARFITISAVMSGVKDIRAAVDEARMLREQGQATVLFVDEAHRFNKSQQDAFLPYVEDGTLIFIGATTENPSFELNNALLSRVRTYVLRALSREALRGLLEQAVADPERGLGDRGLTISDEALGQLVELADGDARRGLTLLEVAADLADHGVIDQSALEEAAASGLRRFDKGGDAFYDQISALHKAVRGSDPNAALYWYCRMLDGGCDPLYIARRVVRMASEDIGNADPRGLQVALNAWEAQERLGSPEGELAIAHAITYLASVPKSNAVYAAYNAAMKAARESGSLEVPLHLRNAASRLMKELGYGEEYRYAHDEPDGYAAGEDYFPDDLPPQRFYEPLPRGLEAKIRDRFQRLRQQDANARWRRRK; encoded by the coding sequence ATGGATGCACCCGTTCGGCCGCTGGCTGACCGGATGCGACCGCGCGCCATTGGCGAGTTCCTCGGCCAGGAGCATCTGCTGGGGGAGGGCAAGGCGCTGCGACGCAGTATCGAAGCCGGTCACCCGCACTCCATGGTGCTGTGGGGTCCGCCCGGCACGGGCAAGACGACGCTGGCCCGGCTGGTGGCCGAGGCGAGCGGCGCGCGGTTCATCACGATTTCCGCAGTGATGAGTGGCGTCAAGGACATCCGCGCGGCGGTGGACGAAGCGCGCATGTTGCGCGAGCAGGGGCAGGCCACCGTCCTGTTTGTCGACGAGGCCCACCGCTTCAACAAGAGCCAGCAGGACGCCTTTCTCCCCTACGTGGAGGACGGCACCCTGATCTTCATCGGCGCCACCACCGAGAACCCGTCGTTCGAGCTCAACAACGCACTGCTCTCCCGCGTGCGCACCTATGTCCTGCGCGCGCTCTCCAGGGAGGCCCTGCGCGGATTGCTGGAACAGGCGGTTGCGGACCCGGAGCGCGGCCTTGGCGACCGCGGACTGACCATCTCCGATGAGGCACTGGGCCAGCTGGTGGAGCTGGCCGATGGCGATGCCCGCCGCGGGCTGACGCTGCTGGAAGTGGCCGCGGACCTGGCGGATCACGGCGTCATTGACCAGTCGGCGCTGGAAGAAGCGGCTGCATCCGGTCTGCGCCGCTTCGACAAGGGGGGCGACGCGTTCTACGACCAGATCTCGGCGCTCCACAAGGCGGTCAGGGGGTCCGACCCGAACGCGGCACTGTACTGGTACTGCCGCATGCTGGATGGCGGCTGCGACCCGCTGTACATCGCCCGCCGCGTGGTGCGGATGGCGTCGGAGGACATTGGTAATGCCGACCCCCGCGGGCTGCAGGTGGCACTGAACGCCTGGGAGGCCCAGGAGCGCCTGGGTAGCCCCGAGGGTGAACTGGCCATTGCCCATGCCATTACCTATCTCGCCAGCGTGCCCAAGAGCAACGCCGTCTACGCGGCGTACAATGCAGCAATGAAGGCTGCACGGGAGAGCGGCTCGCTCGAAGTGCCGCTGCACCTGCGCAACGCCGCTAGCCGGCTCATGAAGGAACTCGGCTACGGCGAAGAGTACCGCTACGCCCATGACGAGCCCGACGGCTATGCCGCCGGCGAGGACTACTTCCCGGACGACCTCCCGCCACAGCGCTTCTACGAGCCGCTTCCCAGGGGGCTGGAAGCCAAGATCCGTGACCGCTTCCAGCGGCTTCGCCAGCAGGACGCGAACGCGCGCTGGCGTCGCCGGAAGTAG